The Muricauda sp. SCSIO 65647 genome includes a region encoding these proteins:
- a CDS encoding GH36-type glycosyl hydrolase domain-containing protein, whose translation MMKNMIPFFFGFLLIGCVADKENKELAEKILSNQQFEEVKDRALAVVKTGFNAGDGYREVWIRDYNTFIELAAEVYPKEELKENLLVFFRMQGDDGNIIDGFTPAEKIGEGETDFSYSELEPRYAGHKNTVETDQETSLVQTVHKYVKATGDTTILDVEIGDKTVSERMEWAMEFLMNERFSKEYGLLWGATTADWGDVQPEHGWGVDLDENTHRAIDIYDNAMMIIALNNLVELLPHTKSKWLSIRDQLVENSRTHLWDYKNQKFIPHIYLNGSPFPQDFNENEIYYFGGTAVAIEADLLSEEEVLGSLEEMVSRVKQAGAASIGLTLYPPYPDGFFVNKIMNPEYSYQNGGDWTWFGARMIQQLVRYGFVKEAYEQLLPMTDRVIKNDGFYEWYTIDNKPEGSGTFRGSAGVLYMSIKGMEEWAKAQNK comes from the coding sequence ATGATGAAAAATATGATACCATTCTTTTTTGGCTTTTTACTTATTGGCTGTGTCGCTGATAAAGAGAATAAGGAACTGGCCGAAAAAATCCTTTCCAACCAACAATTTGAAGAAGTAAAAGATAGGGCCTTGGCAGTTGTCAAAACCGGATTCAATGCGGGAGATGGCTATCGTGAAGTCTGGATCCGTGATTACAACACTTTTATCGAACTGGCGGCAGAAGTATATCCAAAAGAAGAACTGAAAGAAAATCTTCTTGTTTTCTTTCGTATGCAGGGTGACGATGGAAACATTATCGATGGGTTTACCCCTGCAGAAAAGATAGGCGAGGGAGAGACCGACTTCAGTTACTCAGAATTGGAACCCCGCTATGCTGGCCATAAAAATACGGTGGAGACTGACCAAGAGACCTCTTTGGTACAGACTGTTCATAAATATGTCAAGGCCACCGGCGACACAACCATACTTGATGTGGAAATAGGCGATAAGACCGTGTCGGAACGAATGGAATGGGCCATGGAATTTCTTATGAACGAACGTTTCTCAAAAGAATATGGTCTACTTTGGGGTGCCACTACCGCAGATTGGGGAGACGTGCAACCAGAGCATGGTTGGGGGGTTGACCTCGATGAAAATACACATAGGGCCATTGATATTTACGATAATGCGATGATGATCATCGCATTGAACAATTTGGTCGAACTCTTGCCCCACACAAAAAGCAAATGGCTTTCTATACGCGATCAATTGGTAGAAAATTCGAGAACACATTTATGGGATTACAAGAACCAAAAATTCATTCCACATATTTATTTGAACGGCTCACCCTTCCCGCAAGACTTCAATGAGAATGAAATATATTATTTTGGCGGAACGGCAGTGGCGATAGAAGCAGACTTACTGTCAGAAGAGGAAGTATTGGGGTCTCTTGAAGAAATGGTGTCAAGGGTGAAACAGGCAGGTGCAGCATCAATCGGCCTTACGCTCTATCCGCCTTATCCCGATGGTTTTTTCGTGAACAAAATAATGAATCCAGAATACAGCTATCAAAATGGTGGCGATTGGACCTGGTTCGGAGCTCGCATGATCCAACAATTGGTCAGATATGGTTTTGTCAAGGAGGCGTATGAACAGCTATTGCCCATGACCGATAGGGTGATAAAGAACGATGGTTTTTATGAATGGTACACGATTGATAACAAACCTGAAGGTTCGGGAACGTTCAGGGGATCGGCCGGGGTACTGTATATGTCAATCAAGGGAATGGAAGAATGGGCCAAGGCCCAAAACAAGTAA
- a CDS encoding GntR family transcriptional regulator: MDFKLDQKSPIPFHAQIEGYLRTLIVQEQYRNGNSFLPNEVTLAKKLGVSRNTVRQAVNTLVNEQLIARKKGVGTKVVNKRITTRLDNWISFTKEMRKQGIEVVNYAIDVSHINAIDEAYDALGISKPKKLWKLEKIRGSKKAKYLYSVSYFHPRVGITGHEDFTVPLYELLENQHDTLVATSKEKISAIRADKDLATVLEVAIDMPILKRERLVCDAGDRPVEYNIVYYHTDYFTYDIEIKREL; encoded by the coding sequence ATGGACTTTAAACTGGACCAAAAAAGCCCAATACCCTTTCATGCACAAATAGAAGGGTATCTACGAACTTTGATCGTTCAAGAACAATACCGTAACGGCAATAGCTTTTTGCCCAATGAAGTGACCCTTGCAAAAAAATTGGGGGTTTCAAGAAATACGGTCAGGCAGGCCGTCAATACCTTGGTCAATGAACAGCTGATAGCGCGCAAAAAAGGGGTTGGCACCAAAGTCGTTAATAAAAGGATAACGACAAGACTTGATAATTGGATCAGTTTTACCAAAGAAATGCGCAAACAGGGTATAGAGGTGGTCAACTATGCAATCGATGTTTCCCATATAAATGCCATAGATGAGGCGTACGATGCACTGGGCATTTCTAAACCTAAGAAGTTGTGGAAATTGGAAAAGATAAGAGGATCGAAAAAAGCGAAATACCTGTATTCGGTATCGTATTTTCATCCTCGGGTCGGCATTACTGGGCATGAAGATTTCACTGTTCCATTGTATGAATTACTTGAAAACCAACATGACACCCTAGTGGCTACGTCCAAAGAAAAAATTAGTGCCATCAGGGCCGATAAAGATTTGGCCACGGTACTTGAAGTGGCCATTGATATGCCAATATTGAAGCGGGAGCGCTTGGTATGTGATGCCGGAGACAGGCCGGTTGAATACAATATTGTATATTACCACACCGATTACTTTACATATGATATCGAAATCAAAAGAGAACTATAG
- a CDS encoding ROK family protein: MNDQITIGVDIGGSHITSAAVDLRSNEILPGTTHSVKIDNKASKEIILKDWSTAINKTIEAANIVDMANVGFAIPGPFHYKTGVAMFEGGNDKYESLYKVSIPDELPQYIDSENVTLRFLNDATAFGVGVATQGKAKNHNRVVVVTLGTGFGSAFIKDGVPLVNHPEVPESGCLWDKPYKSGIADDYFSTRWCVARYQEISSIKVSGVKEIAEANTVHSRQLFEEFGKNMADFMIPFLKKFQPQILVMGGNVSKASDLFLPTLESELHKVDVTIGFEISSLMEDAAIIGSAKLFDPTFWNLVKDDLPNL, encoded by the coding sequence ATGAATGATCAAATAACAATTGGTGTAGATATAGGAGGTAGTCATATTACAAGTGCCGCAGTGGATTTACGTTCCAATGAAATTCTTCCTGGAACTACCCATTCGGTCAAGATCGATAATAAGGCATCAAAAGAAATTATCTTAAAAGATTGGAGTACGGCCATCAACAAGACCATTGAAGCTGCAAATATTGTCGACATGGCAAATGTTGGATTTGCCATACCGGGACCTTTTCATTATAAGACCGGGGTAGCCATGTTCGAGGGAGGAAACGATAAGTACGAAAGTTTGTACAAGGTTTCCATACCAGATGAATTGCCCCAATATATAGATAGTGAAAATGTGACGCTGAGGTTTCTCAACGATGCCACTGCTTTTGGGGTGGGCGTGGCCACGCAGGGTAAGGCGAAGAACCATAATAGAGTTGTTGTCGTTACCTTGGGCACGGGCTTTGGTTCGGCATTTATAAAAGATGGTGTGCCTCTGGTAAATCATCCTGAAGTTCCCGAAAGTGGCTGCCTTTGGGACAAGCCCTACAAATCGGGCATTGCCGACGATTATTTTTCAACCCGTTGGTGCGTTGCACGCTATCAAGAAATCTCTTCAATTAAAGTTTCTGGGGTCAAAGAAATAGCGGAGGCGAATACCGTTCATTCAAGGCAACTGTTTGAGGAATTTGGCAAAAACATGGCTGATTTCATGATACCATTTCTTAAAAAATTTCAACCCCAAATTCTTGTCATGGGCGGAAATGTTTCCAAAGCCAGTGACTTGTTTCTACCAACTCTTGAGAGTGAACTGCATAAGGTAGATGTAACGATCGGGTTTGAGATATCTTCGTTAATGGAAGATGCTGCCATCATTGGCAGCGCAAAGCTTTTTGACCCTACATTTTGGAATTTGGTAAAAGACGACTTACCCAACCTTTAA